The proteins below are encoded in one region of Bifidobacterium dentium JCM 1195 = DSM 20436:
- a CDS encoding thiamine diphosphokinase, with protein MTTYDSRTCVIFAAGEYYRETPHVPDGAFVIAADGGLDHTRALGINADVVVGDFDSLKGARPTDGARTVTLPPQKDDPDLLSALKIGWAHGAREFHIFGALGGRIDHTISNIQLMALLAERGASGYLHGDGTIITAICDGVLSFPANDVRPGRMVSVFSHSDVSTGVSEPGLKYELEHATMSNIRVNGVSNEFLDGAPARIEVEHGTLIVTFPAEAPLPQVTRLHDFDGDLGTLDTEVSSILVKRKCA; from the coding sequence ATGACCACATATGATTCGCGCACCTGCGTCATCTTCGCCGCCGGGGAATACTATCGGGAGACCCCGCACGTTCCGGATGGCGCCTTCGTCATCGCCGCCGATGGCGGACTCGACCATACACGCGCCCTCGGCATCAATGCCGATGTGGTCGTCGGCGATTTCGATTCCCTCAAGGGCGCACGGCCCACGGATGGCGCCCGTACGGTCACCCTGCCTCCGCAAAAGGATGACCCCGACCTGCTGTCGGCCCTGAAGATCGGCTGGGCCCACGGCGCGCGGGAGTTCCATATCTTCGGCGCGCTCGGGGGGCGCATCGACCACACCATCTCGAACATTCAGCTCATGGCGTTGCTCGCCGAACGCGGGGCAAGCGGTTATCTGCACGGCGACGGTACGATCATCACCGCAATCTGCGACGGCGTGCTTTCCTTCCCCGCCAACGATGTGCGGCCGGGCCGCATGGTCTCGGTGTTCTCCCATTCCGACGTATCCACGGGAGTCAGCGAGCCGGGGCTCAAGTACGAGCTTGAGCATGCGACCATGAGCAATATCCGCGTCAATGGCGTCAGCAACGAGTTCCTGGATGGCGCGCCCGCACGCATCGAAGTGGAGCACGGCACACTGATCGTGACATTTCCGGCCGAGGCTCCACTGCCGCAGGTGACCCGGCTGCATGACTTCGACGGGGATCTAGGCACGCTCGATACGGAGGTCTCTTCCATCCTAGTCAAACGCAAATGCGCTTGA
- the gap gene encoding type I glyceraldehyde-3-phosphate dehydrogenase has translation MTVKIGINGFGRIGRLAFRRIFELQARGGQAGDIEVAAINDLTTPSMLAYLLKYDSTHGTFRHDDGTPVEVTSTEDSIVVDGKEYKVYAEKDANNIPWVKNDGVEFVLECTGFYTSAEKSQAHLNAGAKKVLISAPAKDETTPTVVFGVNHEILKADDTIVSAGSCTTNSMAAMVKLLDENWGIKAGFMTTIHAYTGTQMILDGPRFPKARNNRAAAINTIPHSTGAAKAIGKVVPSVNGKLQGHAQRIQVPDGSVTELTTVLNKEVTADEINAAFKAAFSATDFYGYNEDGIVSSDIIGDTHGGVFDPTQTDVNTVDGVTMARTVSWYDNEYGFTCNMVRTLLYFAEISE, from the coding sequence ATGACAGTTAAGATTGGTATCAACGGCTTTGGTCGTATCGGTCGTCTGGCTTTCCGCCGTATCTTCGAGCTGCAGGCTCGTGGCGGCCAGGCCGGTGACATTGAGGTCGCTGCAATCAACGATCTGACCACCCCGTCCATGCTGGCCTACCTGCTGAAGTACGACAGCACCCACGGCACCTTCCGTCATGACGATGGCACCCCGGTCGAGGTCACCTCCACCGAAGACTCCATCGTGGTCGACGGCAAGGAATACAAGGTCTATGCCGAGAAGGATGCCAACAACATCCCGTGGGTCAAGAACGACGGCGTCGAGTTCGTGCTCGAGTGCACCGGCTTCTACACCTCCGCCGAGAAGTCCCAGGCCCACCTGAACGCTGGCGCCAAGAAGGTTCTGATCTCCGCTCCGGCCAAGGACGAGACCACCCCGACCGTCGTGTTCGGCGTGAACCACGAAATCCTGAAGGCCGACGACACCATCGTGTCCGCCGGTTCCTGCACCACCAACTCCATGGCCGCCATGGTCAAGCTGCTGGACGAGAACTGGGGCATCAAGGCCGGCTTCATGACCACCATCCACGCCTACACCGGCACCCAGATGATCCTCGACGGCCCGCGCTTCCCGAAGGCTCGCAACAACCGCGCCGCCGCCATCAACACCATTCCTCACTCCACCGGCGCCGCCAAGGCCATCGGCAAGGTCGTTCCGTCCGTGAACGGCAAGCTGCAGGGCCATGCCCAGCGCATCCAGGTTCCGGACGGCTCCGTCACCGAGCTGACCACCGTTCTGAACAAGGAAGTCACCGCTGACGAGATCAACGCCGCATTCAAGGCCGCCTTCTCCGCCACCGACTTCTACGGCTACAACGAAGACGGCATCGTGTCCTCCGACATCATCGGCGACACCCATGGTGGCGTGTTCGATCCGACCCAGACCGACGTCAACACCGTTGACGGCGTGACCATGGCTCGCACCGTCTCCTGGTACGACAACGAGTACGGCTTCACCTGCAACATGGTGCGTACCCTGCTGTACTTCGCCGAGATCTCCGAGTGA
- the ybaK gene encoding Cys-tRNA(Pro) deacylase: MGKKKHEKGTGSTPATVQLDKAGVTFTTYEYAHSNDHMDDGYGVEAATKLGFDEHQVFKTLMADTGTERVVGVVPVSGHMDLKALAAAVGAKKATMADPKVAMRESGYVVGGISPLGQRTRHRTVLDESALRYDEILLSGGKRGFSIGINPNDLIAVLDAVVAPIGTW, translated from the coding sequence ATGGGCAAGAAAAAACACGAGAAAGGCACCGGTTCCACACCGGCGACCGTACAGCTGGACAAGGCCGGAGTCACATTCACGACCTATGAATACGCACATTCGAACGATCATATGGATGACGGCTACGGAGTTGAGGCCGCCACCAAGCTCGGATTCGACGAACACCAGGTGTTCAAGACGCTGATGGCCGACACCGGTACGGAACGTGTGGTCGGCGTGGTCCCGGTCAGCGGGCATATGGATCTGAAGGCGCTGGCCGCCGCCGTGGGCGCGAAGAAGGCGACCATGGCCGATCCGAAAGTCGCCATGCGAGAATCGGGCTACGTGGTGGGCGGGATTTCGCCTCTGGGACAGCGCACGCGCCACAGGACCGTGCTGGACGAAAGCGCCCTGCGGTATGACGAGATTCTGCTGTCCGGAGGCAAGCGAGGGTTCTCCATCGGCATCAACCCGAATGATCTCATCGCGGTATTGGACGCCGTAGTCGCGCCCATCGGCACCTGGTGA
- a CDS encoding 4-hydroxy-3-methylbut-2-enyl diphosphate reductase, with product MTKRIVLADPRGFCAGVDRAILTVQTILKASVPVREDGLPPVYVRRQIVHNKHVVEELSAQGAVFVQELREIPDEAASAGIPIVFSAHGVSPAVKAEAAARGMHVIDATCPLVSKVHREVLRFVREGFEIVYIGHKGHDEAVGVVEEAPEHVHLIEHEADVDSLDFAEDTKLVLLTQTTLSVDETAGTIAALKCRFPWLQMPPSSDICYATSNRQAAVKLVAEQSDCVVIVGSANSSNSVRLMEVAQEGLNSRFAADAVADATDGRGRAHRVDDAAELDPSWFEGVESVGISSGASVPDELVSGVVETLQGFGYTEVTTIETIKENMHFVLPSELRRAR from the coding sequence ATGACCAAACGCATCGTATTGGCGGACCCTCGCGGATTCTGCGCCGGTGTGGATCGGGCGATCCTTACCGTACAGACGATTCTGAAGGCTTCGGTCCCCGTCCGCGAGGATGGCCTGCCACCGGTGTACGTGCGTCGTCAGATCGTGCATAACAAACATGTGGTCGAGGAGTTGTCGGCTCAGGGTGCGGTGTTCGTGCAGGAGCTCCGCGAAATTCCGGATGAGGCCGCTTCGGCGGGCATTCCGATTGTTTTTTCCGCGCACGGTGTGTCCCCGGCGGTCAAGGCCGAGGCCGCGGCCCGCGGCATGCATGTGATCGACGCCACCTGCCCGCTGGTGAGCAAGGTGCATCGCGAAGTGCTGCGTTTCGTTAGGGAGGGCTTCGAAATCGTCTATATCGGCCATAAGGGGCACGATGAGGCGGTCGGCGTGGTTGAGGAGGCCCCGGAGCATGTGCATCTGATCGAACATGAGGCCGACGTGGACTCGCTTGATTTCGCTGAAGACACCAAGCTGGTGCTGCTTACGCAGACCACGCTGAGCGTTGATGAGACCGCCGGTACGATCGCCGCGTTGAAGTGCCGCTTCCCGTGGCTGCAGATGCCGCCGAGCTCCGATATCTGCTATGCCACGTCGAATCGTCAGGCCGCGGTCAAGTTGGTGGCCGAGCAATCGGATTGCGTGGTGATCGTCGGGTCGGCGAATTCCTCGAATTCCGTACGATTGATGGAGGTCGCGCAGGAAGGCCTGAACTCGCGCTTCGCAGCGGATGCCGTTGCCGATGCGACTGATGGCCGCGGCAGGGCGCACCGTGTCGATGATGCGGCCGAACTCGACCCGTCATGGTTCGAGGGCGTGGAGTCCGTGGGCATCTCATCGGGCGCCTCCGTACCGGATGAACTTGTCTCCGGCGTGGTCGAAACCTTACAGGGCTTCGGCTACACCGAGGTGACCACCATCGAAACCATCAAGGAGAACATGCACTTCGTGCTTCCGTCCGAGCTACGCAGGGCTCGATGA
- a CDS encoding aldose 1-epimerase family protein yields the protein MTCKNLPARSGQQFSISHGDYKAVVTELGATLRKLTYRGEDLIVSLGPDDVVSCCHGQILIPFPNRVEGGEYTFEGKTYTLPIDEHARNNAIHGYGYRSYWKLESLTEESVALTWRTPNMAGYPFDIVATATYSLADDGLHLTIDAYNNGDANAPWALAIHPWLANGLNGYGDEIDGHNAQCSLTLPGNTHVTVNENLIPTGTEPVDGTKYDLRKDTLLTEQPFDDAWTDLDHAEDGTVTAVFTRPDGLKVKVGGDETITSFQVCTGTKFPAFKHPAGVAVEPQTAYANAFNTGNDLIVIKPGETSSTSLFLGAFAQ from the coding sequence ATGACCTGCAAGAACCTGCCTGCCCGCTCCGGACAGCAATTCTCCATCTCCCACGGCGACTATAAGGCGGTCGTCACCGAACTCGGCGCAACGCTGCGCAAACTGACCTACCGAGGCGAGGACCTTATCGTCTCCCTCGGCCCGGATGACGTGGTGAGCTGCTGCCATGGCCAGATTCTCATCCCGTTCCCGAACCGCGTCGAAGGCGGCGAATACACCTTCGAAGGCAAGACCTACACGTTGCCGATCGACGAACACGCGCGCAACAACGCCATCCACGGCTATGGATACCGCTCCTATTGGAAGCTGGAAAGCCTCACGGAGGAATCCGTCGCACTGACCTGGCGCACACCCAATATGGCCGGCTATCCGTTCGACATCGTAGCCACCGCCACCTATAGCCTCGCCGACGACGGTCTGCATCTGACCATCGACGCCTATAATAACGGCGATGCGAACGCCCCATGGGCCCTGGCCATCCATCCATGGCTGGCCAACGGTCTGAACGGATACGGCGACGAGATCGACGGCCACAACGCGCAGTGCAGCCTGACGCTGCCAGGCAACACGCATGTGACCGTGAACGAAAACCTGATCCCGACCGGCACCGAACCGGTGGACGGCACCAAGTACGACCTGCGCAAGGACACGCTGCTTACCGAACAGCCCTTCGATGATGCCTGGACGGACCTCGATCACGCCGAAGACGGTACCGTCACCGCGGTGTTCACCCGTCCCGACGGTCTGAAGGTCAAGGTCGGAGGCGACGAGACCATCACCTCCTTCCAGGTGTGCACCGGTACCAAGTTCCCTGCCTTCAAACACCCGGCAGGCGTCGCGGTGGAACCGCAGACCGCCTATGCCAACGCATTCAACACCGGCAACGATCTCATCGTCATCAAGCCGGGCGAGACCAGCAGCACCTCGCTGTTCCTCGGCGCGTTCGCTCAGTGA
- a CDS encoding 50S ribosomal protein bL37: MGMRGRKRKDRRKKAANHGKRPNA; the protein is encoded by the coding sequence ATGGGCATGCGCGGACGTAAGCGCAAGGATCGTCGTAAGAAGGCCGCCAATCACGGCAAGCGCCCGAACGCCTGA
- a CDS encoding sigma-70 family RNA polymerase sigma factor codes for MTDRRARFERLAMPIVDVLYRQAMKLTNNPDDAQDLVQDTFERGFKAFDSFKQGTNFAAWMTTIERNAYFNQYAKAKRRPQRANGSTGEYDDWDIYSASEHSSEQLKSAEQEYLDAYAPEEIMAALNKLSPERRQVFIDAAIDGKSYQQVADEQGVKIGTVMSRLNRARTQLKQELAAYAKERGYAAGTRSGAKTASVGRGRS; via the coding sequence ATGACGGACAGGCGCGCGCGCTTCGAACGGCTCGCCATGCCCATCGTCGACGTGCTCTATCGGCAGGCCATGAAGCTGACCAACAATCCCGACGATGCGCAGGATCTGGTGCAGGACACCTTCGAACGCGGGTTCAAGGCCTTCGATTCCTTCAAACAGGGCACGAACTTCGCCGCGTGGATGACCACCATCGAGCGCAACGCCTACTTCAATCAGTACGCCAAGGCCAAACGCAGGCCGCAACGTGCCAACGGCTCCACCGGCGAATACGACGATTGGGATATCTACTCCGCCTCCGAACATTCGTCGGAGCAGCTGAAGTCCGCCGAACAGGAGTATCTGGACGCCTATGCGCCCGAAGAGATCATGGCCGCGTTGAACAAGCTTTCGCCGGAACGCAGGCAGGTGTTCATCGATGCGGCCATCGACGGCAAGTCATATCAGCAGGTGGCCGATGAGCAGGGCGTGAAAATCGGTACGGTGATGAGCCGTCTGAACCGTGCCCGCACGCAGCTCAAGCAGGAACTTGCGGCATATGCGAAGGAACGAGGGTATGCGGCCGGCACACGCTCCGGTGCGAAGACCGCTTCCGTCGGAAGGGGAAGATCATGA
- a CDS encoding UDP-N-acetylmuramoyl-L-alanyl-D-glutamate--2,6-diaminopimelate ligase, translated as MSLSLADGVHLLSSHHLLDEVITPERWSLNADGTDNADVPFTHITYDTRTVREGTLLVCKGRFRPEFLDGLKERGLVAYVSERDFSDHTEVPGLIVNDARKALSLLSAAFYGMPQNELTVIGITGTKGKTTTAYFTQAILNAYSNGRCALFSSVDNCLDGHTYVESELTTPESLDAFRMMREAADNGMRYLVMEVSSQAYKVNRVHGLTFDVGAFLNISPDHISDIEHPTFEDYLYCKRQLAYHARAFVLNADADHADLIREDAQAAGIPLADFALRTDDAPTNATLTARPSNAEHSAFSIAANGHDLGEFSLSLAGDFNYANALAAVALAHEAGVPFDSAAMHAMESVHVPGRMELFTGTDGDTVAIVDYAHNYTSVRALIDFVEQRYGERKPRITLVAGSAGNKAFDRRQEIVEAAQDRIARFVFTAEDTDTEPYIDICNEMLGHVTNDHVDATVIVDRVKAIESAVEQAHSHDGLDVILIIGKGHERWIKDLNSHVAYEGDDCVVERLLNVA; from the coding sequence ATGTCATTGTCCCTTGCCGACGGCGTGCATCTGCTGTCCTCCCATCATCTGCTCGATGAGGTCATCACACCTGAACGTTGGAGCCTGAATGCCGATGGCACCGACAATGCCGATGTGCCGTTCACGCATATCACCTATGACACCCGCACCGTGCGCGAAGGCACGCTGCTGGTGTGCAAGGGCCGCTTCCGGCCGGAATTCCTTGACGGGCTCAAGGAGCGCGGTCTCGTCGCCTATGTGTCGGAACGTGACTTCTCCGATCACACCGAGGTTCCGGGACTCATCGTCAACGACGCGCGCAAGGCCCTGAGCCTGCTGTCCGCCGCCTTCTACGGCATGCCCCAGAACGAACTCACGGTCATCGGCATCACCGGCACCAAAGGCAAGACCACCACCGCATACTTTACGCAGGCCATCCTCAACGCCTATTCCAACGGTCGTTGCGCATTGTTCTCCTCGGTCGATAACTGTCTCGACGGCCATACCTACGTGGAATCCGAACTGACCACGCCGGAGTCGTTGGACGCGTTCCGCATGATGCGCGAGGCCGCGGACAACGGCATGCGATACCTGGTGATGGAGGTCTCCTCCCAAGCCTACAAGGTCAACCGCGTCCACGGCCTGACCTTCGACGTGGGAGCCTTCCTCAACATCTCCCCCGACCACATCAGCGACATCGAACACCCCACCTTCGAAGACTATCTGTATTGCAAACGTCAGTTGGCATACCATGCACGCGCCTTCGTACTCAACGCCGACGCCGACCATGCCGATCTCATTCGCGAGGATGCGCAGGCCGCGGGCATCCCGCTTGCGGATTTCGCCCTGCGCACCGATGACGCACCTACGAATGCGACGCTGACGGCCCGTCCGTCGAACGCCGAACACAGCGCGTTCAGCATCGCCGCGAACGGTCATGATCTGGGCGAGTTCAGCCTGTCATTGGCTGGCGATTTCAACTATGCGAACGCCCTCGCCGCCGTCGCACTGGCGCATGAGGCCGGTGTGCCATTCGATTCGGCCGCCATGCATGCCATGGAATCGGTGCATGTACCGGGACGTATGGAACTGTTCACCGGCACGGATGGCGACACCGTGGCCATCGTCGATTATGCGCACAACTACACCAGCGTACGTGCGCTGATCGATTTCGTCGAACAGCGCTACGGCGAGCGCAAGCCGCGGATTACGCTCGTCGCCGGTTCCGCCGGCAACAAGGCGTTCGACCGCCGTCAGGAAATCGTCGAGGCCGCACAGGATCGCATCGCGCGTTTCGTATTCACCGCCGAAGACACCGATACCGAACCGTATATCGACATCTGCAACGAAATGCTCGGCCATGTCACCAACGACCATGTGGATGCCACGGTGATCGTCGATCGTGTGAAGGCCATCGAGAGCGCCGTCGAGCAGGCGCATTCCCACGATGGTCTCGACGTGATCCTCATCATCGGCAAGGGCCACGAGCGTTGGATCAAGGACCTCAACAGCCACGTGGCCTACGAAGGTGATGATTGTGTGGTGGAACGACTGCTGAACGTGGCGTAG
- a CDS encoding UDP-N-acetylmuramoyl-L-alanyl-D-glutamate--2,6-diaminopimelate ligase yields MAIKPATFTLAYAIDVLKEHHLLREIVHGRRWTLDASDLPGANEPVGSITYDTRKVEPGSMLFVKGRFKPEFLDGIDGKGLAAYVAETEYADRTKAIGIIVEDVHKAMSLLSAAFYGMPQNELTVIGITGTKGKTTTAYLAHAILNEYSHGRCALFSSVNLCLDGHTMLASKLTTPESLDAFRMMREAADNGMRYLVMEVSSQAYKVNRVHGLTFDVGAFLNISPDHISDIEHPTFEDYFRCKRRLIANSRSLVLGADCNHRDLLMQDAADAGVKVTEFALHDAARGLTSPAQVIARVDPENKAGFIVSVNGSDLRPMELDMSGEFNVTNAAAAVAIAIEAGVPESDPSIAAMCRVQVPGRMERVKAGDGLLVYIDFAHNYLSVKSLVDEMVRTYGERRPRITLVSGTTGGKAVDRREGIVKGALGRVESFIFTLDDPNYEDPMDIARQMQSYVTDPTARTQIVVPRELAIEKAIADAREHADRFNIVLVIGKGDETRNIINGKPVPYEGDGAVVRRVLGE; encoded by the coding sequence ATGGCGATCAAACCTGCAACGTTCACGCTTGCCTATGCAATCGACGTGCTGAAGGAGCATCATCTGCTTCGCGAAATCGTTCACGGCCGCCGATGGACGCTTGACGCTTCGGATCTGCCCGGCGCGAATGAGCCGGTCGGGTCGATTACCTACGATACCCGCAAGGTCGAGCCCGGTTCGATGCTGTTCGTCAAGGGCCGTTTCAAGCCTGAATTCCTTGACGGCATCGACGGCAAAGGCCTGGCCGCATACGTGGCGGAAACCGAATACGCCGATCGCACGAAAGCCATCGGCATCATCGTAGAGGACGTGCACAAGGCCATGAGCCTGCTGTCCGCCGCCTTCTACGGCATGCCCCAGAACGAACTCACGGTCATCGGCATCACCGGCACCAAAGGCAAGACCACCACCGCCTATCTGGCGCATGCCATCCTGAACGAATATTCGCATGGCCGTTGCGCGTTGTTCTCTTCGGTGAACCTCTGCCTTGACGGTCATACCATGCTGGCGTCGAAGCTGACCACGCCGGAGTCGTTGGACGCGTTCCGCATGATGCGCGAGGCCGCGGACAACGGCATGCGATACCTGGTGATGGAGGTCTCCTCCCAGGCCTACAAGGTCAACCGCGTCCACGGCCTGACCTTCGACGTGGGAGCCTTCCTCAACATCTCCCCCGACCACATCAGCGACATCGAACACCCCACCTTCGAAGACTACTTCCGTTGCAAGCGCCGGTTGATCGCCAACAGCCGTTCGCTGGTGCTCGGCGCCGACTGCAATCACCGTGATCTGCTCATGCAGGATGCCGCCGACGCGGGCGTCAAGGTCACCGAGTTCGCATTGCATGATGCCGCACGGGGCCTGACCTCCCCAGCACAGGTCATCGCCCGCGTCGATCCGGAAAACAAAGCCGGTTTCATCGTTTCCGTCAATGGCTCGGATCTTCGGCCGATGGAGCTGGACATGTCCGGTGAATTCAATGTCACGAACGCCGCGGCAGCCGTCGCCATCGCCATCGAGGCCGGCGTGCCGGAATCCGACCCGTCAATCGCCGCCATGTGCCGGGTACAGGTGCCCGGACGCATGGAACGCGTCAAGGCGGGAGACGGTCTGCTGGTCTACATCGATTTTGCCCACAACTATCTTTCCGTCAAATCGTTGGTCGACGAAATGGTACGGACCTATGGCGAACGCCGCCCACGCATCACGCTGGTTTCCGGTACCACCGGCGGCAAGGCCGTCGACAGACGCGAGGGCATCGTCAAGGGGGCACTTGGCCGTGTGGAATCCTTCATCTTCACATTGGACGACCCGAATTACGAGGATCCCATGGACATCGCGCGTCAGATGCAGTCGTATGTGACCGATCCGACGGCCCGGACGCAGATCGTCGTTCCGCGCGAGCTCGCCATCGAAAAGGCCATCGCCGACGCGCGTGAGCATGCGGACCGGTTCAATATCGTGCTGGTCATCGGCAAGGGCGACGAGACCCGTAATATCATCAACGGCAAGCCGGTGCCATATGAGGGCGATGGCGCCGTGGTGCGTCGCGTACTCGGCGAATAG
- a CDS encoding carboxylate--amine ligase gives MTRFQPILLGSDINVYGMARVFHEEYGIISEAYAYFQLSPTKFSNIVNVHVVDDFNNFVTFRDFMLNLGRRMKAEDPDRTLLLIPCGDVYANLLSQCGDDLRRYFVYNTLDINLSRRLAYKSTFYQICERYDLPHPKTKTVTADGVKAGEYRDLPFPYPVAMKPANSVEWLNVDFEGRRKAYIFNDPAELDTIIRRAYDAGYTSEMVIQDFIPGDDSRMRVLNAYVDQHHRVRMMFLGHPLLEDPSPVAAGNYAAILPDYNENVFHRIKAFLEDIGYEGVANFDMKYDERDGEYKLFEINLRQGRSSYFVTLNGFNLAKYFVEDLVEDTPFDGETLFGRGSKLWMEIPKSVFLEYVAEGDDKETGKRMLESGDWGTTLEYSKDMNPLRWLMIRHMFAIYRKSYAKYFTKKGEMK, from the coding sequence ATGACACGATTCCAACCGATTCTGCTCGGCAGCGACATTAACGTCTACGGCATGGCCAGGGTGTTCCATGAGGAGTACGGCATCATCTCCGAGGCGTACGCCTACTTCCAGCTCAGCCCTACGAAGTTCAGCAATATCGTGAACGTGCATGTCGTCGATGATTTCAACAATTTCGTGACGTTCCGCGATTTCATGCTCAACCTCGGCAGGCGTATGAAGGCCGAGGATCCGGATCGCACGCTGTTGCTCATCCCCTGCGGCGATGTGTATGCGAATCTGCTCAGCCAGTGCGGGGACGATCTGCGTCGTTATTTCGTATACAACACGCTCGACATCAATCTGTCACGCCGACTCGCCTACAAATCCACGTTCTATCAGATCTGCGAACGGTATGATCTGCCGCACCCGAAGACGAAGACCGTAACCGCCGACGGAGTGAAGGCAGGGGAATACCGCGATCTGCCGTTCCCCTATCCGGTCGCGATGAAGCCGGCCAATTCCGTCGAATGGCTGAACGTCGACTTCGAAGGGCGGCGCAAGGCCTATATCTTCAACGACCCGGCCGAACTCGACACGATCATCAGACGTGCCTACGATGCCGGCTATACCTCCGAAATGGTGATTCAGGATTTCATTCCCGGCGACGATTCACGCATGCGTGTGCTCAACGCGTACGTGGACCAGCATCATCGCGTACGCATGATGTTCCTCGGCCATCCGTTGCTGGAGGATCCGTCTCCGGTGGCGGCCGGCAACTATGCGGCGATCCTGCCCGACTACAACGAGAACGTGTTCCATCGCATCAAGGCGTTCCTCGAGGATATCGGCTATGAAGGCGTCGCCAATTTCGACATGAAGTACGATGAGCGCGACGGCGAATACAAGCTGTTCGAGATCAATCTGCGTCAGGGGCGTTCCAGCTATTTCGTGACGTTGAACGGTTTCAACCTGGCCAAATACTTCGTGGAGGATCTTGTCGAGGACACGCCGTTCGACGGCGAGACCCTGTTCGGCCGCGGTTCGAAGCTGTGGATGGAGATTCCGAAGTCGGTGTTCCTTGAGTATGTCGCCGAAGGCGATGACAAGGAAACCGGCAAACGCATGCTCGAATCCGGGGATTGGGGCACCACGCTGGAATATTCCAAGGATATGAATCCGCTACGCTGGCTGATGATCAGGCATATGTTCGCGATCTATAGGAAAAGCTACGCCAAATACTTCACCAAAAAGGGTGAGATGAAGTGA
- a CDS encoding aspartate/glutamate racemase family protein, whose product MKRPFFAVLGGMGTLATESYIRLVNHATHAHGDQDYLDYVVFNDASVPDRTAYIVGASDENPFPVIADDIEKATAMGASFIVLTCNTAHYFYDDFQRLTPVPILHMPRGAVNRMAQRYPKERFPRIGFLGTSGSRKSGVYARAATEAGYAFVEPTDDLQERITSLIYDDVKGSGELNQERYESVLRDMLDPAGPCACDALILGCTELSVLNEAFPMPQLPIIDAQAVLVEDTVARAKSLR is encoded by the coding sequence GTGAAACGACCGTTCTTCGCCGTATTGGGCGGCATGGGCACATTGGCTACCGAGAGCTACATCCGTCTGGTCAACCACGCCACGCATGCGCATGGCGATCAGGATTACCTCGACTATGTGGTGTTCAATGACGCCTCCGTGCCGGATCGCACCGCGTATATCGTGGGGGCATCCGATGAGAACCCGTTCCCGGTGATTGCCGACGATATCGAAAAGGCCACCGCGATGGGCGCGAGCTTCATCGTGCTCACCTGCAATACGGCGCACTACTTCTATGATGATTTCCAAAGGCTGACGCCGGTACCGATTCTGCACATGCCGCGCGGCGCCGTGAATCGCATGGCACAACGCTACCCAAAGGAACGGTTCCCCCGAATCGGTTTCCTCGGCACTTCCGGGTCGCGCAAATCGGGCGTCTATGCGCGTGCGGCCACCGAAGCCGGATATGCCTTCGTGGAACCGACCGATGATCTGCAGGAGCGCATCACTTCGCTGATTTACGATGATGTGAAAGGCTCGGGAGAGCTGAATCAGGAACGATACGAATCCGTGCTCCGTGACATGCTCGACCCGGCCGGCCCTTGCGCCTGCGACGCGCTGATTCTGGGATGCACCGAACTGAGCGTACTGAACGAGGCGTTCCCGATGCCTCAGCTACCGATCATCGACGCGCAGGCCGTGTTGGTGGAAGACACCGTGGCTCGCGCCAAATCCTTGCGCTGA